A section of the Salvelinus fontinalis isolate EN_2023a chromosome 33, ASM2944872v1, whole genome shotgun sequence genome encodes:
- the LOC129832460 gene encoding uncharacterized protein LOC129832460 — MDGSSSCGWPCAGDSSPQPRSPPEALLVKVQPVVDQSPVDTSTQIWTRPLSPEDLLNQMQLLRQELGELTALMQPVVDQSPVDTSIQIWTRPLSPEDLLTRMQLLRQEVVELSASISQVLDEPETSYLDAPTPPLPKAAWASKGEPQRALSRSSISKSVGMSWPYSIYPHSDLIGQPVPEEKPVVMVDKASSTPKKMSFWRRLVCCFGKRNKTGSTKNNKVKKKTKAKGEKTKVQEKTKVEKDTAMTRGCFSTYFNLIKLLTK, encoded by the exons ATGGATGGAAGCTCAAGTTGTGGATGGCCATGTGCAGGCGATAGTTCACCACAGCCCCGCTCACCTCCTGAGGCCCTCCTGGTGAAGGTGCAGCCTGTCGTGGATCAAAGCCCAGTGGACACTTCAACACAGATATGGACACGGCCCCTCTCCCCCGAAGACCTCCTAAATCAGATGCAGCTGCTCCGCCAAGAGCTTGGCGAGTTGACTGCATTAATGCAGCCTGTCGTGGATCAAAGCCCAGTGGACACTTCAATACAGATATGGACACGGCCCCTCTCCCCCGAAGACCTCCTAACACGGATGCAGCTGCTCCGCCAAGAGGTTGTGGAGCTTAGTGCTTCTATCAGCCAAGTTCTGGATGAACCCGAGACAAGCTATTTGGACGCACCGACACCACCTCTCCCTAAAGCCGCCTGGGCCTCCAAGGGTGAGCCTCAGAGGGCCCTGAGCCGGTCCTCCATCTCTAAGAGTGTGGGCATGTCATGGCCGTACTCCATCTACCCTCACTCTGACCTCATCGGCCAACCAGTTCCTGAGGAGAAGCCtgtggtaatggttgacaaggctTCCTCAACGCCCAAGAAGATGTCTTtctggaggaggctggtatgtTGTTTTGGGAAGAGGAACAAGACTGGATCCACTAAGAACAACAAGGTCAAGAAGAAGACCAAGGCAAAGGGGGAGAAGACCAAGGTCCAGGAGAAGACCAAGGTGGAGAAG GACACTGCCATGACCAGGGGATGTTTCTCTACGTATTTCAACCTCATAAAACTGCTCACAAAGTAA